The genome window AAAGGCCAGGGAAGGACCGTGGCCTTAAGGGCTGACATGGACGCCCTGCCGGTGCAGGAGGAGAACCGGGTTCCCTACTGCTCCAAAATTCCCGGCAAGATGCACGCCTGCGGGCATGACGGACATTGTGCCATGCTGCTGGGGGCGGCCTCAATCCTGGCCGGGAACAAAGGAAACCTCAGGGGCAATGTCAAACTGCTGTTCCAGCCGGGCGAGGAAACCCCGCCGGGCGGGGCGCTGGGAATGATCGCCGCCGGCGCCCTGGAAAATCCCAAGGTCAACGCGGTCTTCGGCCTGCACCTGGACTCGTCCCTGCCTTCGGGCAGGATCGGCTTGCGCCAGGGCCCGATGATGGCCGCCTCCGACAATTTCAAGATCACCATCAAAGGCCGGGGCGGGCACGCCGCCCGGCCCCACAACTGCCTGGATCCCATAACCACCGGGGCCCAGATGGTGGCGGCCCTGCAGACCATCGTCAGCCGAAGGGTTGACCCGGCCCAGCCGGCGGTGATCACCGTGGGCAGGTTCGTCTCCGGCACCAAGCACAACATCATCCCCGAGACCGCCCTGCTGGAGGGCACCGCCCGGTCCATCGACCGCCACAGCTGGAAGATGATGCCCCTTTGGATCAAACAGATAGCCGAGAACACGGCCCGGGCCAACGGGCTTACGGCTGCGGTGGAATATGAACGGGGATATCCGGTGCTGTATAACGACCCCAGGATGATCCACTTTTCCGAAGGCGTTGTCCGGAGCCTGCTGGGGCCGTCGGCCGCGGCTCATATTCCCGACCCCCTGATGGGCGGCGAGGATTTTGCCTATTTTCTGCAGAAAGTTCCCGGGGCCTTCTTGAGGCTGGGGAGCTGCAAGGATGCCAGGACGGCCTTTCCCTGGCACCACCCCAGGTTCAACGTCGATGAAGAAGTTTTACCCAAGGGGGCCATTCTGCTGGCGGAATTGGCGCGCGTATATTTAGAGGGAATCCCTTTTGTCCTTAAAGGGAGATAGAGAAAGGATATTTATGTGGCGTTTCTTTTTTTGTTTTATATGGCTCGTGTTACCGTGTGAACTCGCGTTTACAAAGGAGAACAAATGTGAAGAGAATATTCCGAGCAGTATTTTCAAAGAATTATTTGCAGGTGCAAGCACCGGTGCACCAGGTGAGCACGAAACGACCTCAGAGTCACTGTATCTTACCGTAAAGGAGGTCAAGGTTTATAAAGACCATACTGAAGAATCGCCATTAGTTACAACTCTATCTAAGCAAAACGGACCATTTAAGGCAGATAGCATAGCTGCAGGTAAATATTATTCAGATACACGCGCTAACATTTGGTATCATATCAATATAAGTACGGACCAAGGTGGTTGGGTTAATTCGGAATTTGTGCTTGTCCCATACGATATCAGGGCCCTAAATGCAACCTTGGTAAAAGACATTTATCTTTTCACGAATTATAAAGAAGCGAACGAAGGCGGTGTGATAGATGTTTATTTAGTATTTGGTGATTTTAAGGAGTATTATCGGGTGGTCGAAAATTCATGGATGCCTAGGCAATATTACCGTTCCGACACATTGTTTATACGTTATCTGGAAAATACCAGCCCAGGGTGGCTTAGTAATAAAACAGGCAATACAATTACGGTAATTATTCACCTCCACCCAGGGAGAAAAGCTTCAATAACAAGACACATTGAAAGAAAAAATATTATCAAACGGAAATATTTAGAGTACTAGCCGGTAATAACTAATGCAATGAATATTTCAGCCTAATGCAGAACATTATTTGGTCCAGAAATAAGACCAGTAAAATAGTAATTCCCATCCTGCTTTTAACCACGGTCATTACCCTGGCCTGCAGTCCCGTCCGGCCGCGCCCGGACAACTGGGCCCAGCCGGTGAGCCTGGCCGGAGTGCCCAATCTTTTCCAGGTCAGCGAAAATCTTTACCGCAGCGCCCAGCCCGATACCCTGGGAATGAATAATCTCAAACAACTGGGGATCAAGACCGTCGTCAACCTGAGGTCGTTTCACTCCGACCAGGATGAACTGGGGAACACGGGCCTGGTCCGGGAGCACATTTACATGAAGGCCTGGCATCCGGAAAAAGAGGACGTGGTCCGGTTTCTGAAGATAATGGCCGACAGCGCCAGAGCTCCGGTGCTGGTCCACTGCCAGCACGGCTCCGACCGCACCGGAACGATGTGCGCCATCTACCGGGTGGCGGTCCAGGGCTGGAGCAAGGAGGAGGCCATCCGGGAAATGACCCAGGGCGGCTTTGGCTTCCACAAAATGTTCTCCAACCTGCCCAAGTGGATCAAGGCCCTGGACATCGAACAGGTGAGGAAAGAAGCGGGAATCACATTCATCCCGCCCCCGGCGGCCCCTAAGACCAATCCGCCCCGGCAGAAATGAACAGCGATCACCAATCCAGAAACAGGCTGAAACAATAACCTCAACAGCATTGGCGGAGGGACCATACCATCACTGTAAAACAAACCTGCCCCTGGCCCCAGGACGACGCCCAAATGGTGGAATACCACGACACCGAATGGGGCGTGCCTCTGCACAATGACCAAAAGCTCTTCGAGTTCCTGGTGCTGGACGCTTTCCAGGCCGGCTTAAGCTGGAGCACCATCCTCCACAAAAGGGAGAACTTCAGAAAAGCCTTCAAGGACTTTGACCCCAAAAAGGTGGCCCGGTTCACCCAGCCCGACATCCAGCGGCTGCTGGCCGATCCGGGGATAATCCGCAACCGGCTGAAGATCGAGGCCACGGTGAAGAACGCCAAGGCCTTTTTGAAGATCCAAAAGGAATTCGGCACCTTCGGGAAATACATCTGGTCCTTTGTGGGATACCAGCCGGTGGACAACAAATGGGAGAGCGTCGGCCAGATCCCCACCTCCAGCGTCCAGTCGGACGACATGTCAAAGGACCTCAAGGCCCGGGGTTTCAGTTTTGTGGGGACCACCATTTGTTATGCCTTCATGCAGGCGGCCGGGATGGTCAATGATCATTTGACGAGCTGCTTCCGGCATCAGGAAGTGAAATAATACCAAATGATTACCTAACATACTCGGAAACCTTTATCCGCAGATTAACGCAGATTACAACAAACCTTTTTGTGTCTACAAATATGATTTTGCATAGAATAATCTGTGAATATCTGTGAAATAGTTCGACGCCGCTCACTACAACGTCTGCGGATAGAAAAGCTTTTGGAGTATGTTCCGGAGCTGACTGGAGAGACATTTAACACCAATAGAGAAAATATCAAACTTATCCGCTCAATATTATTCTTTCTGATAGTTCTGCCGGCCTTTGGAAGCAGCGCCAGGGCCGACATCCGGAACTGGCAGCAGTTCAAGGCTTTTGGCGGCAGCACCCTGGCCGGAGAGGTCAAGACACTGATAGCCGATGTCCGTTATCTTTACGCCTTCACCGGCTCCGGCGGGGTCCGCTACGACAAGCTGCTGGACAAGTGGGATTTTTCCTTCCTGCCCCAGGCTCCTCCGGCGAACTTTCAGTTCGCCGGGCTGGATCAGATGACCGGGGATTTCTATTTCGTCTCGGGCCAAAGCGTCACCCCCTACAACTCCCTTTCCAAGTTCTATTACAGCCCGGTGATCTTTCCGGC of bacterium contains these proteins:
- a CDS encoding dual specificity protein phosphatase family protein, which produces MQNIIWSRNKTSKIVIPILLLTTVITLACSPVRPRPDNWAQPVSLAGVPNLFQVSENLYRSAQPDTLGMNNLKQLGIKTVVNLRSFHSDQDELGNTGLVREHIYMKAWHPEKEDVVRFLKIMADSARAPVLVHCQHGSDRTGTMCAIYRVAVQGWSKEEAIREMTQGGFGFHKMFSNLPKWIKALDIEQVRKEAGITFIPPPAAPKTNPPRQK
- a CDS encoding DNA-3-methyladenine glycosylase I; the encoded protein is MTVKQTCPWPQDDAQMVEYHDTEWGVPLHNDQKLFEFLVLDAFQAGLSWSTILHKRENFRKAFKDFDPKKVARFTQPDIQRLLADPGIIRNRLKIEATVKNAKAFLKIQKEFGTFGKYIWSFVGYQPVDNKWESVGQIPTSSVQSDDMSKDLKARGFSFVGTTICYAFMQAAGMVNDHLTSCFRHQEVK
- a CDS encoding M20 family metallopeptidase, which encodes MKKNMKASDIRLKEYVIAWRRRIHAAPELSFHEDLTSKAIAGELKRLGWQVKTGVGGTGVIGLLKGKGQGRTVALRADMDALPVQEENRVPYCSKIPGKMHACGHDGHCAMLLGAASILAGNKGNLRGNVKLLFQPGEETPPGGALGMIAAGALENPKVNAVFGLHLDSSLPSGRIGLRQGPMMAASDNFKITIKGRGGHAARPHNCLDPITTGAQMVAALQTIVSRRVDPAQPAVITVGRFVSGTKHNIIPETALLEGTARSIDRHSWKMMPLWIKQIAENTARANGLTAAVEYERGYPVLYNDPRMIHFSEGVVRSLLGPSAAAHIPDPLMGGEDFAYFLQKVPGAFLRLGSCKDARTAFPWHHPRFNVDEEVLPKGAILLAELARVYLEGIPFVLKGR